In Spea bombifrons isolate aSpeBom1 chromosome 12, aSpeBom1.2.pri, whole genome shotgun sequence, the following proteins share a genomic window:
- the LOC128469814 gene encoding apolipoprotein A-IV-like — protein MLKVVALALVICAITGSQAEVNTDQVASAFWDYVTKLSSDAKDAVEQIQESDISKQLNSIIQENLKTVNLYAGDLESQILPFAKQIHEQLTQDSEKLRDQIRQELLELRNKLSPYADEMHKQLSKNVEQLQLKLTPYAEELQTELEKNTQVVSQQLKSVVQELDAKIRDNADNLKTSLAPYSQTLQAQIDDSVDQLKNHLIPYTEELKEKIRQQSEELYQTLTPYSEDVQGALEKHIQNMDFQMRKIVDQMESKIVEHTSELKKQLYPYADQLRKILNGNVQDTRQVLEPYFMEMSKQIDERISEFKDTMTPYGENLNKALLQRVEDMKKKLDHYTITTQDQLEYLEKDVRDKISDFINKGVPTKQ, from the exons ATGCTGAAAGTGGTGGCCCTCGCACTGGTCATATGTGCCATTACAG GCTCTCAGGCTGAAGTTAACACTGACCAAGTGGCCAGCGCATTCTGGGATTATGTCACCAAACTAAGCAGTGATGCAAAGGATGCAGTCGAGCAGATACAAGAATCTGACATCAGTAAACAGCTTAA TTCTATAATCCAGGAAAATTTGAAGACTGTGAATCTTTATGCAGGAGACCTCGAGAGCCAAATCCTCCCTTTTGCTAAGCAGATCCATGAACAGCTAACACAAGACTCTGAAAAGCTGCGGGATCAGATCAGACAGGAGCTGTTGGAGTTAAGAAACAAACTTTCCCCATATGCAGATGAGATGCACAAGCAACTGAGCAAGAATGTAGAGCAGCTGCAGTTAAAACTTACTCCATACGCAGAGGAGCTTCAAACTGAGCTGGAGAAGAACACACAGGTGGTCAGTCAGCAGCTGAAGTCTGTGGTCCAGGAGCTGGATGCCAAGATCAGGGACAATGCAGACAATCTAAAaacatctttggccccatactCACAAACTCTTCAGGCCCAAATAGACGACAGCGTGGATCAGCTCAAAAACCACCTGATACCCTACACTGAAGAGCTAAAAGAAAAGATTAGGCAACAGTCAGAGGAACTATATCAGACACTAACTCCTTATTCTGAGGATGTGCAGGGTGCACTGGAGAAGCATATTCAGAACATGGATTTCCAGATGAGGAAAATTGTGGATCAGATGGAAAGCAAGATAGTGGAACACACATCAGAGTTGAAAAAGCAACTCTATCCATACGCAGATCAGCTGAGGAAGATACTCAATGGAAACGTTCAGGATACTAGACAAGTTTTAGAGCCCTATTTCATGGAAATGAGCAAGCAGATAGACGAGAGAATCTCAGAGTTTAAGGACACAATGACCCCATATGGTGAAAATCTTAACAAAGCATTACTACAAAGAGTAGAAGACATGAAGAAAAAACTAGATCACTACACAATAACCACACAAGATCAATTAGAATACCTGGAGAAAGATGTACGTGACAAGATCAGTGACTTCATTAATAAAGGTGTTCCCACCAAACAGTAA